Below is a genomic region from Acomys russatus chromosome 3, mAcoRus1.1, whole genome shotgun sequence.
GCAACTTTTAGATTAAGTTGGAAGATAATTGACATGTTATAATCAACAATATTAATTCAGTCCATAAAGATACAGCAAATAGAAGATACTGTGATTATTAGTGAAATACGCGGTATAAGGAAAGAGGTCagtgtttcctggcttgctcatgTTGACCTGGGACATGTCGTGTGCACATGTGACGCCATTTCATTAGTAACACTGTAGCATCCTTCACTGGCCCGTCCTTAGGTTGTCTTCTAGTCTTAAAAGTTGCCTGGGAGCTCAGCTTCCGTTGCTAGCACTGTgcctgccctttgccctcttcCCACTCTGTTCCTCCAGCTGCCCTGCACTCTGTCACCACTAGGTGTCAGTGCACCTCTCTACTGGTTCATGCTCCCTTGGATCTTCCCCATGGCTCTTGCTAGGGCAGGCCATCATTGACAGAGTCCCAGCCCCTGGGTCAGACCCTTTGCTCATGTCCCGAGTACCTTTCTCCTCTTTGTCACACCcattgctgtgctgtgtgtgatctgcttgcctcattCTGTCCTGTTTACTTCACTGTACTGAGAGTTCCACCAGTACAAGAGCgctgttgtgttttgtgtgtacagTTACTGTTAGAAGTCAACTTTCAACACgaagaaacatttattattttctagtttggaggatttttcattattaaaatgcCAGCATCCTGACCTAGGATGCATTGTGCTTTGTACAATTGTCCTCACTCATACATACTCACAGTGAGCCCTGTGAACAGGTatcgcacatgcatgtgtgttgcatgcatgtgtTCCTCACTCTTAGAGCtgcgtggtgcatgcctttactcctagcactcgggaggcagaggcagtcagatcgttgtgagttcgaggccagcctggtatacaaggcgagtccaggactgccaaggctacactgagagaccctgtctcaaaaaaaacaaaaaacaaaagaaaagcaaacaaacaaacaaaaaaagatctgCGTGTAGCAGTGGTGAGTCCTGGGTAAAGATAACAGTAGACTCTTCCTGAAGATAGAGTTCTAGCTATTGCACATGGTATCAGTTATACCTTCGGGTCCCAGAAAGGCATGCCACAGTTTAAGCTTGAAATCTGATCAAGGTAACAGCAGCACAGGTGGAAGAGAACTGGCTTAACCACAGTGGAGCTGGGGTCAGGTAACGAACGGGAATACTCCGCAGATAAGCCGATACCCTCATGGCAATGCTGTGCACACCCACGTAGCAAGCTGTCAGGGTGGCAGTGGTGTTTGTCCCAGAGGTTAAGGCAGTGGAAGAGCCACCAAGGGATGGTTCTCCCTGCAGCCTGGTATCACCAGAAAAGGAAGCCAATGGCTCTTGGTGGCCTTAGGACCCTCGTGAACTAAGTAAGCTCTGTTGTGGGTCATGGAGAAAACTGCAGAGTGGTCTAAGTTCAGGAATTcatgcccaccccccacccccaccccccagttggTTACCTCCTGGGTTAGTGAGAAGAAggacaaaacattttaaagtcagcTGAAAAACAATACAGGAAAATGCTGTGCCTTTAACGCCTCCCCCAGTAGATGGAGCTCTGTGTTGCCCTTGAGCAGCCTGTGAGTGCTGCGATACCTGGGAGCAGAGGCCTTGACTAGGTGGGTGGTCATAAACTTTACTCCTTGGAAGCATTTCAGTCCTGTTCGCATATCTGTTCATGctaaaaatgtttgtttgggtttgttggAGGATCCTGGGAACTCTCTGATAAGTTTGTGGTGGGAAGTAAGTGGAGAAAGGGGTATCTGTGTGTCAGACCGAAGAAACACTGAACAGGATGGTCAGTTCCCCCTTTACCTTCCCTGTGACCTTTGCTGGCCTCATTTGCTTGTGTGCTACCGGGGGATGAGTCAGGAGGGCGGGCACCACATTTTTGAGGTGTGTATTATAATAACTTCTACAAGGAAAAGCAAGTTACCtcgaacatttctttcttttgtcatttgaaCCTGATCAGAACGGGAGAACAACTCTGACGTAACGCACTAGGGGGCGCTGTGTTCCAGTTCTTCCTAAGACAGATGGTCTTTGTCTGGACTTTACATGTCTACCAAACAGGTGTGCATGGCAGGCAGGAGGGGGGCGCTCCTGCTCGGCTCTGTGGATCTGTCTTTCCCTATTTCAGGCAATGAGCTTGGTTTTGAAAACGCTATCCACATTTAACAATGCTTCGCCTCCTAAGCACCCATCCGGAATGTTGACTATCTGGAAAGCTGAGCACAAATGTCACTGTTCAGGTCATTTGAAGCCCTCTAGGTTGCCTTCAGAGCCTATGTCACACTTCCTTCTGTGTCTTCAGCAGGAACATGCTTGTCTATTAAAAGCAAATGTAGTCTCTTGAAACAATCCAAAGTTATTGGACACCAGTGACTGGTAGAGGAAATTATCAAACTGGACAGTGATggatatatactttttaaaataaaacttaaattcgtAATATACTATTCTTACATGATGATACAAACCTgcgtgtgtatgcgcgcgcgcgcgcgcgcgtgtgtgtgtgtgtgtgtgtgtgtgtgtgctgatgtgcAACATGGATCCTTAAATGCCCGCGAACCATCGCTAACTCTCCTAGCCAcctgcgtgcatgcatgtgtggtggcCTCTGTGACAAGCTGTTCATTCACGAGAAGCGCTCATGAGTCTCCCTCAGCTGCACATATgcgctgctgctgtggctgaaaTGCGGGTGGCTCTGCTCTCCCTCAGCCTGAGGTAACCCAGGCAATCATTTCCTGACGTCCTTTCTGAATTTTGTCACCTCTCTGTATGTGAAGTTTTCACTTTTCTTAACTACTGTAAATTTCTAggatttatgtatatttatgtatattgttATATTTAACTGAGCTCCGTTTATTATGGCTGCTGTGTAATTTTGGTTCTGTAACTATGACCTAGTCTTTAAAGTCTGCCTCTGCTAATGGGCATTTGGATTTTCCCCGGCAGTGCTGTCATTAACATTATTATGTATAGGAATACAAATGGAGTCATTGCTCCAATAATAAAGCTCAATCGTCTTTTCCCTTAGCATACCTACAAATAAATATGGAGtcattctatatttttaaaggacttaaagaaaatttcatgaGGGAAATTTACAGATGATTACTACAATTTGGTCATTTCTTATTGACCACCTTGAAGTCGGAATTTATCTGTTCCTTTGCACttgtatgcttttgttttctcccacTACCTGTCAGCAATGTAAAGAAAGAATGGTGAATAGTATGTTGGGTAATTGTATACAtagtgtgtgtgggagtgggttCTGTGTTCATATGGCGTTGATAGATGAGGCGGCCTCACTTGGCTCTCGAGACACTTCAGCCAAGGGTAGCTTTCTCTCTCATCCTAACACCTTGTGTGTATGCAGCCTCACTGAGATCTAGAACATGCCTTTTTAGGGAGGGTGTCACCATTCACTTCCTAGAAATCTGTTACTCTCATGGAGCATGAGAGAGTGTGGATAAAAAGACCAGCAAACCATAGCCTGACCAAGGTAAGAGCATTGCCGAGAACTCTTCACCTTGGCACAGCAGAAGCCTCTGGTTTCATCAGCACATGTTTAGTAAATGCTTTGTGCCACACTTTATAAGTACCTCTTCAGTCTTGTGTCATAGAAAGCCCTTCAGGCAGAGAAACGGCTACTTCAGAGATCTCAAGAATACGGGCTGGACACGTTGGAATTTGTCTGTTTATTTCGGTCATCAGGAGTTAAAAAGCTAAAGCATAAaaacatcctggtcctctgggtgACTGGAAGATGAGAGCCCATGCGTCAGAGTGGCGAGGAGCTGGAATCGGGACTGTGGAGCTTTGCACTGATGACATTTCCTCAGGAGCAGGATGTGTTCCAGCCTCTGAGATGGCTCTGAGTTTAGgagctctgtctttgtcttttgctCACAGGTACGCAGATGGGTCGCTGGAGTCACAGTTTTCAATGTGCACATGTGACTGTATACCAGGGTAAACTTTCTGCAGGGGCAGCACAGTGCCCAGTTTCTCCCCCTTTTTGACACAACCTCTATATTTAATTGGCTTAATGTAGAAAATTTTGACACAGAAACCTGAAAGAAAGTGAAGATATTATTTGGACTAACATAGCCTTGAATCAGACTTTTAAAACAGAGGGTGGGGGAGATAGcttagttggcaaagtgcttgcgtCACAGGCATAGGGACCTGGGTTTTATTCCTATAACTAGTGAAAAACACGGAGAGTTGTGACATGTGCTTGTGATCTCCACCCTAGGAAGGTAGAGGCAAATGTACTCCTGATGATGCCTCCCTGGACAGCCTGCTTAGCCTACTGGCCTAGAGTTGGGCTAATGAGATACCTTGTTCTAAAAGCAAAGTGAATGACACCcgaggaatgacacctgaagatgacctctgacctctacatgctcGAGCTCACAAACACAAGCCTCCATGGTCAGAGCCCCCGCAAGCCAGAAGGCTCTGAAAGCTTGTCAGTCTCTCCAAAGAAGGTGACATCTGCCGATATCCTGTCAGAAAGCCCTGAAATAAAGACAGTGAGAAGCCCAGGCACCAAGTGCCCAGTGTTCAGGGTCTTGTTACACCCTACGTCCTGCAACACAAACACCAATGTATTGCTGTGGAGAAATAGCACACTAAGAAAAATAAGGAGAAGGCTGCAGAAAATGCTAAGCTTATGGCCGAGAGAACAAAGCAAGCCAAAGAAAACGCCAGGAATAGATGGCCAAGAGGTGTAGAGTCCTCACCCAGAGTTTCTACTGGGAAGCCCAGTCAAAGAGTGACAGGTCAGTGATTAGACTCAGGGGAGCGGGCAGAAGTGGGCAAAACCCAGTAAGAGACAGAACTGAATAAATTCAGGAAGACAGAATCCCATTTTAGAAACAAGGTGACAGAGGAAGAAtgtattcaaataaaaatgtaataaaatattggaGAATAGTATCAGAAAGGATTAGGCAGTAGAAAATTAATGTAGAATGAATGTTATCTCCAAGACATACATAGTCTAACAAAACTACTAGTCCTAAAGAAGAAAAGTGGAATTAGCAATACCAAAAGTgatacttttcaaaatatttaaaaaaaaaaaaaaaaaaaaggtaatttcaAGTAGAGAAACAATTATAGCAAGATGGTGTTGGGATCACCTAAGAGTGTCTCTAAGTGTGAATGGGCTTGTCTACGTAAAACTTTTTCCTGATGGCACAAAGAATCAGACCCCAGTTTTATGCCACACAAAACACCCCATGGTGATATTAAAGGCCAAAAATGAAGAGTTGGACAAAGATTTGCCAAGGAAGTGGAGGCAGCTGAAAGCAAGGGGTACCATCTTGTTACCAGAGAGTAGAAGGCAGCTCCAAGCACATTGAAACAAGACTCCAGACGGTAGCTAGCACTAACTGCCAATCCATGAGGACGACGCAGCCCTTATGACTGCCTGTGCCCTCCCAGAAGCCATCACAGCAGAGACAATGGAGGTGAAAGGGTAACTTGGCAGAAACCCACTGAAAAGGAGACTTTAAGGTAGCACTCTCAGAGCAACTGCGAAGTGAAGGTTGGGTGGGAAATAAAGCTGTGGAACTATACTATCCAATGTGGTAACTGTAGCCACACAAGGCAAGCAATTAACATGCAGATCATTGGAATGTAGATTTGCTGCGCAGTatacaaaacattttaagcaaGCAGCATAAATTGAGAACTACTTCAGtcgttatttttgtttgtttgtttggttggttttttgaaacagggtctccctgtgtagctacAGAGGGCCTTCCCAATACTAGAATGATGGCCCAGCTAGCAATTGGTCTTACTCTGGAGCCCAGAGTGACCTGGGACTCTGAGGCTCTCGTGCCTCCCAAGATCTCACacctgagatcacaggtgtgatccaccacacccagctatggaAATTTAAGcataattacatatttaaaatattttggagacaTTGGGTCAAATGAAATCCTAGAAtaggttttgtggtttttttctcaaTAAGGCTGCTAGAAATGTGCAATTATATATTCAACTTGTACTATGTTTTTGCTGACTAGCACTGCTATTAAAGGTCTAAGCAAACAAATACAGTATGTCTTAGACACTAAACAGAAGCTGACAAAAGACGTATGATGGTTCTATACAAAACCTAATAATAGGACAGCTGAAAAAACTATTGGAGATCTAAATAATCAGAGGGCACAATATGTTCATTGAAGGACTGACTTGGTTTAAAGacaccaacatacacacaatacacacacacacacacacacacaccataccacaccacacagcaaATACAATCAAAGCTCCAGTAGGATTTGTAGAAATTGGCATCCAGTTCGGCAATTTATGTGAAAGaaatggtaaaacaaaacaaaacaaaaacaaaaaattaatccCTGTCTCATGTCTTACAGGAGCCTCCTTGTTGATTGGCTGTGGATCAAAGTACGAGGAACGACATAGTAAagtttgtcttcatttttagCAGGTACGTCTTCACAGGCCAAAATGAGTTAAATTATTCACTAAACAATTTCTTAAGACAACATCGATAAGGAAATGGCACCCTGCAGCCTAGGGTaagagtgtgtatatgagtgcacaTCTGGCCGAGGTCACCCaccaaaaaatataaaagtttccTATGGACAATCCAGTAGGAGTTTGGCAAATCATTTAGATACGTTCTTCATAAGGGATTAAATTATCCATGTTATCAGTATGTATGGGAAGGTGCCAATGTCTCTAGCTTTCAGGGAAAAGCAGATGAAAACCACAGTGTTGGCACCGCACCCAGGCCAGACAGCAGGAAAGCACGAAGCCTGTGTGGAGCAACTGGAACTCTCCAGCTCTTGGCGGAGGCGTAAGTCAcaacagccactttggaaaactgcGTGGTAGCATCTCCTGCACCTGCAGATACACACCAGTTACAACACAACACACCGGTGAGTGACCACTTGAAGATGACTACACGGATGCATTGATCAGGTGACCCTGTAACCCTCTGCTCTGACTGgacaaagggtttgttttggcttactcCTGGTTTGACTgggaatgtcccccataggctcaatatttgaatgtttggtccccagttggtggaactgtttgggaagggttatgAGGCGTGGCTTTATTGGAGAgcgtatgtcactggggatgggctttttgaagtttcaaaagcccactctATTCCCAGTTAGCTTTGTCTCTGCTTTATAGTTGttgtcttagtgtgtgtgtgtgtgtgtgtgtgtgtgtgtgtgtgtgtgtgtgtgtctggcctgGGAACTCACCTGTTATGCTAGGCTGGTTGGttagcaagtcccagggatcctctGCCTCGACCTCCCCATTTTTGGGGTTAAAAGGGTACCTCCCaccatgttgggtttttttgtgtgtgtgtgagttccagAGATGGCACCCAGGCTCTCTCTTCAGCCTGCTCTTGTAGTGAGCACATATGTTCACTTCTGTGGTAGTGTGGTGGTGAGTCTTTGTTGGCCTCTGACTGGAGTTAGTGCCGTTAGAAGACACTGGGTCTAAGGGTCCCCACAGAGGCTTAACCAAGGATGAAGGACCCATCCTCATACAAGTGGCACCATGGGCTAGGGGCCCAGACTGAAtcaaggagagaggaggcagacgCCTgatgagcaccagcattcatctttgCTTCCCCACTGTAGATCCTGCGCACAGTGCTCCTACTGCCATGCCTTTTCCGCCCCGATAGActattttttggcttttggtaTTTTGGGCCACAGTAATGAGGAAGTAGCAATGGGGAGAGGTTTTAAAAGACAACTCATCACCAAGGCTTTGAGAGAATCCAAGCTATTTCCTAGCTGCTTTTTGTCACCTAAGTGGCAGCAGAACCCGGTGTCATTAAACTGTGTCTTTTACATGGTGATACTTTGTAGCCAAAGCTGTGGTCCCGTGGCTACCTAAGAGGCCGTAATCAGTAATCAGATTCATCCGAACCTTAGAGCTGCTGTGACCCTAGAAAGGGATTGATGGGTGACCCCCTAAAGCCTTACTGGGTATACTCAGCTCCACGCaaggtgctcacacacatgcacaaaaataaatagtaaataaatgtaagaaattgaaggaaaagaaaaccaagatggcacctgaggaaagATAACCAAGgttgtcctgtggcctccatgtgacttgtgcacatgtgcatatacacatatgcacttgCACATaggaacttacacacacacacacacacacacacacacacacacacacacacacactccttaaaAGAGTACAAGAGAGGCTGggcacataaaatatacatacatttcaGTGATAGAGCAAGCGTGCACACTACTCTGGGCTCCAGCCTCAGCACCACAAACaggcaccagaaaaaaaaaaaaaactcctaataGCATTTTCCCAATCACTTAAAACTGATTGTTACCATAGTGACTATTTAAAGAAGGAGAGATGAAAGTGGGATGTGTTTACACAAAAGGGCGAGCATGTGGCGTTTACCCTCGGCTCACTAGCCCACTTCCATTACCGGGAATGCCTTCTCTTCCCCAATGAGCTGTGTTTGTTCGCTTCTAAACAATGCGAATGAGTGTGGATCTAAGAACACGGGTGAATTTCACAGCTGCCATAGGTAATTCAAGAAGCTTCGCAAGAAGCAATACAGACTGCTTAATTCTACTTCTGCCTCCAAACAGGCCAGACGGATGTGTGTGTAGTAATGGTTGATGGTGACCTTGCTGAGAGCAGTGGCATAGTGCCAGCGCAGGGGACTCTGGGAAGCTGGTCATGTTCTGTCTTGTTGCCTAAATGTGTTTACCTTGTAACAGTTTGTGAGAGTCTACTCTTCTAGAGTGTACAATAGTCCTCATGTACTACTtatcgtggcgcacgcctttaatcccagcacttgtgaggcagagacatgtggatcactgtgagttcaaggccagcctggtctacagagcgagtccaggacagctaagataacacagagaaaccctgtctcaaaaaaaaaaaaaaaaaaaaaaaaaaaaaaaaaaaatcaatagaattcAGATGAACAAACAGCAATTCATTTGTGAACTTTGAGATTCTGATAAAAGAAGGTACATGTCTCTGTCATAGCCATGGCTGTTGGTGGCAGTTTTGTTCAGAATTTCTTCTGAGCAAAGCTACATGGACAACAGAAGGGAACAGCTTTGCCAACTGTGAGTTTGGTGGTCTCGTACTTAGGCAGGGGAAGCTTCGAGCACCTTCTAGTTTTTGCTTGGGCTATTCTGTATGTTCTAGATCTTACCATCCTGAAAGAAACATGAAACTTCTGTGTATGGAAcctgcattaaataaataagcgTCAGCATCCGGAACCGTGTCCCAGATCTGTACTCTTACCTCTTCCAGTTAGTCGAATACCATTATTGATGGTGTTTACGTTTCCGTGGGGCTTCTCCTGCCCCATTATTGTCCCAGTGAATGGCGCATACACCACAGAGTCATCTGAGCACAGGACATCCACACCTGGGTGACGCCTTTGGGTTCTAGAATATAAATAAGAGCCATCACACTGAGGGGCTGTCCCAAGGAAATGTGTCACCAATTTATTGTTCTCGGCAAATAGCACCCAGCCTTGGGCATCAAAACTTGAAGCAGCCAGAAGATGGTGCAGTGCCCAGGATATTTTACTCTCTTTAGCCCAATTTTAAACTCCTGTCCACAAGTACTAATGGCCATATTGTAATCATTAAATAGTTTTAAATCATATTTGATTCACAGTAAGCATTAAATAGTGATATTATGTGGTATTTAGGAGAAAAGggtgtataaatatattttctgaatcTTGGCCCCTTCAAGGCCTTTTACTTTTCAATGttgggaacccagggccttgtgggtattggcaagtgctgtaccactgagctatacatGGTGGtggacatctgtaatcccagcgctcaggaggcagaggcaggtggatctctatgagtttgaggccagcctggtctacagaatgagtccaggacagccaatgctacgcagataaaccatgtctcaaaaaaaccaaaaaagaaaaaggaaggaaggaaggaaggaaggaaggaaggaaggaaggaaggaaggaaggaagagctcCTGTTTTAGGGAACCTATTGTATAAATATCATGTGATCCCCGGGTCTTATCTTTTTCTCACAGTAGAAGTACTTACAAACGTCACTTGGTATAAATGCTGTACACCACAGGGAGGGAGACCTCCCAGGCTTGTCAAGTGCATGGAGCACAAATAAACCATTCCACATAGTGAGGCTTCTCTGTGACCCAGCAGTTCTGGCTTCCCACTGCTCTTACTGCCTGTCCCGCCCAGGCTCGCTCTCTCCTGTGGCCACTACTGATCAATCAGACTCTCAAGGATGGTGCTCTTAGAGTTGTGTATAAGGCAATATTGGCCAGGGTCCATGGGAAGCATCTAGCAGTCACAGTGCAAGTCGGATTACAAACCTGTGAGAATGCACGTAGGCAAGTCTGAGGTCATTCTTGCTGTGTGCCCTCTCTCTCGGCCCTGTCCAGTGTATGTGGCATGTCTTTGTGAGTGGCACCGTGTGGTTAGGGTGGAAATATGTGGTGCAGTACGTAAGTAGCTGTTTTGCCCATGGTATGCATGCTGTCAGGACCTCAGGAGTATCACCCTCATCTGGAAGGGATGGAGAAGTTCTTGCCTGCTCAGGGTCAGCCTCTAATGTTCAAATTCTAGAACCTTGGTCAGTAACAGTATGGTGGATGCAAAAAGAATCCAAAGGACTGAATTCAAATGCAGCCTTTACCATCTCCAACTCTGCTGCATGATCAACCACTTCAAattccttatctataaaatgcaataaaaagaggtttttttcccctccatattGGAAAACCAAATGAGGTGAGACAATGTGTGGAGAATTTGAGaacggaaaaacaaaacaaagcattatttTGATTCATTTCCCTTCACCTCCCTCCTGTTCTGTCCCAAGTTCAGACCCCATCCTTGACACAGAGTTTTTGGAAGTAGCTCCAAATACAGTCGCTGTTGCACACATCACTGGGCTCCAGTCTTTCAGAGGGAGGGTGCTGTGATTCCTCATACCTTTGAGCAGAGTAATGTCCACAGCCATAGCTGTCACACGTCCGGATCTCGTTGAAAGATTTGCTGGCACATATGTTAGCCCATGGTCCTGCCAGGGCTGCAGAGGAGAAACAGGACAGCAGTAAGCATCGCCAGCCTGTGTCTCCCAAGACTCTGTGGTCTATTCCCACATCTCCTTTTGGGAGTCTATAGGTAAGTTTTTCCTATGGATAAGTGATTCAGATAGAAAATGTAGTCTCCTAGCTATATAATTCTGTTCTGTGgcctataaaatatttataaggaCTAACTTCCATTATCTCACTGTTTGGAATCATTCATGAATAAGTGATATAAATTgtgcttttcatttttccattgcttGTTACCGGACCTGGGAACCACTATGGTTAAGCAAAAGTTAATAGCAtggcttaaaaaacaaattgTACAGTAACCTTGAAGTATTGTTTTATACTTAGGTCCAACTCGCAGGCAAGCCATACTCTGAACTCTTCTGTTTACATAACGTGAACTAAATCTTGTATTTGCAGACATAGAGGTGGATATTTGAGAAGTGATCTAGACTGACAAACTGCAGTTAGCCTAAAGTGAGATCAGGCAGAGGTTGGGAAGGGAGTGGAGGTGATGGTATGACAACTCTGAATAGTAAACGTGGCGAGCAGCAGCTCCGTCTccgtctccatctctgtctctatctccatcatcgtctctctctctctctctctctctctctctctctctgtctctctttgtctctctctttctctcgatGTATTTGTGCAAATGTTAGTGCATCTTACCCCTTTAATATTATAAACAATACCaactgaattcaattcccaattCTCAATGTTAATATTCATAGAGGCACGGCTAGCAATCTTAGCCTTTGACTTTGAAGCAAAAGCAAGAACCTGCTAATTTATGGTTGGTTTTATGGAAGGGCATTTTATTCCTCACTAATATTTAAGCTGTGAAGAAAAGCTACAGAATATGGCCGTGAAGTATATTCATTACTGTAGCTTCAACTGTGAGTCCCAAAAGCCTTCTGCTGTGGAGCCAAGCGTCAAGTCAATGCTCTGACCAGGCTACAACAGTGTGGAACCAGCACTAACCCTGGGCAACTGAGGCATCTAGTGGACAGATCATCAATCTGTTTTTCTTGCCTGCTGTGAGCCTCTAGGGGAACCTTCCCTTTGGAACTAGCCTTTGCCTCAGGGGCTTCCCAATCCAATTCTTACTTGAGACTTTTAACTTctagttttttttggggggggggatttgggGGTGGAAGTTACTggttaagttccaggccaggattGCAAGGATTGTGTGAAGGTCTTCCACCATGTTTATACTTCCCTTAGT
It encodes:
- the Lect2 gene encoding leukocyte cell-derived chemotaxin-2, encoding MFSTSVLIFAALISTALAGPWANICASKSFNEIRTCDSYGCGHYSAQRTQRRHPGVDVLCSDDSVVYAPFTGTIMGQEKPHGNVNTINNGIRLTGRGFCVKIFYIKPIKYRGCVKKGEKLGTVLPLQKVYPGIQSHVHIENCDSSDPSAYL